A region from the Cuculus canorus isolate bCucCan1 chromosome 14, bCucCan1.pri, whole genome shotgun sequence genome encodes:
- the GEMIN5 gene encoding gem-associated protein 5 isoform X2: MATARALPASPNWYCSRCSDASSDGRFFGFAARSRVCLLDVSAAAPAFRGELIGHTERVSGFTFCHCPGQSSLCASSADDGSVRIWDAAELALVAEHSLHQNTISALHWSPLVKDLIISGDEKGVVVCYWHNRSDSQQFLPEPRTIFCLTCSPHHENLVAIGYKDGMVVVIDISRKKEVIHRLRGHDDEIHSLAWCPVPGEERLPAWQDELQVSSEEGKVPNGELKQDTATKKGCYLASGSKDQTIRIWSCTRGRSVTTLKLPPMKRRGGAVDPAVKERIWLTVHWPSGHSTEIVSSSFGGELLLWDLTQSGKRKWTLLGSSEGQNHSRIVFNLSSVTRQDKELLFSISMDRDVKCWDLSTLECSWTMPSLGGFVYSLAFSPVDTGCLAVGVGDSMIRVWNTLSMNNIYDVKTFWQSIKSKVTALAWHPAKEGCLAFGTDDGKVGIFDTFSSSTKNKPPQISSTYHKKTVYTLAWGPPTPPLFSGEGEQPSVTLYSCAGEGIVFQHNPWKLNGEANDINKIIQDTNSIKHKLPARTEISWKPDGKLLALGNEDGSIEIFQAPNLKLLCTIQQHHKLINAIRWHHEHGSQPELSYLIASGSINATIYVHNLKSVVESTSESPLTITEPFRTLAGHTAKITSLSWSPHHEGRLVSACYDGTAQVWDIMKEEPLYNYRGHHGRLLSVQWSPVDPDAVYTGADDFSVHKWHISKQEHTRPPHGRKSIELEKKRSMQPKVKAKKKKKPIGKSQGNQDSSNAMNGDESTKETLLEENGVSDLEGEKEAQEAELPDKVSVTVSKDASSSANDYSSFGLPKPFVTQKAASVEKDPPKEKPTSDATLKKRKPRSILPLSTFMDHRSKDELHQDCLTLATCLKTKDNNEDMSPDLKDCIHLGLFADRASVHKMIDVEGKHHLENGHPELFQQLVLWKGDMKGVLQAAAERGELTDQLVAISPMVGYQAWVWTVEAFVKQLCFQEQYVKAASHLLSIHKVYEAVELLKVNHFYREAIVIAKARLRPEDPILKDLYTSWAALLEKDGHYSMAAKCYLGASSPYDAVKVLAKKGDVTSLKTAAELALISGEEELSATLSFRCAQDLLMSRNWVEAQEVLQRHKTLFGQRLVFCLNELLCKCLSERKPCNRKRPVPPCYHSWTVNRKASFFDMVVEVWQSVMGVDTTEKATCAKEQLRSIEHPPSTSNTRPKQVLFHLSHDLTLAALDYQTATWDEAVKSILGAVTRCYDAGNFFLMQEIRSIILPEGCDKLRHKLDSTNSQSMDACRSLEAFVVYGLLYELWWNLPKDSLALQKAGLDPVLCSSEQKALEKSDVSGQSSEETADQTAVEMDENLCSTTEVPKCETEGDSRISSVDLADRQSKLNGCKVLLSEEIAALQNTQRDIAEVQQILADMIRRHQQQRNNLQENTNGSTQESNMQQNSETESDKPCSDSTQMNCKHEVKEPITLPELTQQLLKAKQKLAEFPDNLKVFPFPDVLECCLVLLHIGSLCPPELHKQALDLLRKHGSSNIYEKAGRRFLT, translated from the exons ATGGCGACGGCGAGGGCGCTGCCCGCCTCGCCCAACTGGTACTGCAGCCGCTGCAGCGACGCCAGCAGCGACGGCCGCTTCTTCGGCTTCGCGGCCAGGAGCCGCGTCTGCTTGCTGGACGTGAGCGCCGCTGCGCCCGCCTTCCGCG GAGAGCTCATCGGGCACACAGAAAGGGTCTCTGGGTTCACGTTTTGCCACTGTCCTGGGCAAAGCAGCCTCTGTGCCAGCAGTGCTGACGATGGGAGCGTCAGGATCTGGGATGCAGCAGAACTGGCGCTGGTGGCAGAGCACAGCCTACACCAG aACACGATCTCAGCATTGCACTGGTCACCACTTGTGAAAGATCTGATTATATCCGGTGATGAAAAAGGTGTCGTCGTTTGTTACTGGCACAACAGAAGCGACAGCCAGCAGTTCCTTCCAGAGCCTCGGACAATCTTTTGTCTCACTTGTTCTCCTCATCATGAAAACCTGGTGGCAATTgg CTACAAGGATGGCATGGTTGTTGTAATTGAtatcagcaggaaaaaagaagtaattcaTCGGCTAAGAGGCCATGACGATGAAATACATTCTCTGGCGTGGTGCCCTgtgcctggagaagaaaggtTACCTGCTTGGCAAGATGAGCTCCAGG TTTCTTCAGAGGAAGGTAAAGTTCCAAATGGGGAGCTGAAACAAGACACAGCCACGAAGAAGGGTTGTTATCTGGCTTCAGGAAGCAAAGATCAGACCATACGAATATGGAGCTGCACTAGAGGCAGAA GTGTAACGACTTTGAAGCTGCCACCCATGAAGAGAAGAGGGGGAGCTGTTGATCCCGCTGTTAAAGAGCGCATTTGGTTGACTGTTCACTGGCCTTCTGGTCATTCCACAGAAATTGTATCCAGCTCTTTTGG AGGAGAACTGCTGCTCTGGGATTTGACCCAATCTGGGAAACGCAAGTGGACGCTTCTAGGATCTTCAGAAGGACAAAATCACTCACGTATTGTGTTCAATCTGAGTTCTGTGACACGTCAAGACAAAGAGCTcctgttttctatttcaatgGACAGAGAT GTGAAGTGCTGGGACCTGTCAACTCTCGAGTGCAGCTGGACCATGCCTTCGCTTGGGGGATTTGTCTATAGTCTTGCCTTCTCCCCTGTGGACACAGGCTGTCTTGCTGTAGGTGTTGGAGACAGCATGATCCGGGTGTGGAATACTTTGTCCATGAACAATATTTATGATGTTAAAACCTTCTGGCAAAGCATAAAGTCCAAGGTTACAGCA TTGGCCTGGCATCCAGCCAAGGAAGGCTGCTTGGCTTTTGGAACAGATGATGGAAAAGTTGGTATATTTGACACCTTCTCCAGCAG CACTAAGAACAAGCCACCTCAGATCTCCAGTACTTACCACAAGAAGACTGTATACACATTAGCTTGGGGGCCTCCAActcctcctctgttttctg GAGAAGGTGAACAGCCCTCTGTAACTTTATATAGTTGCGCTGGAGAAGGTATTGTTTTTCAACACAACCCCTGGAAACTCAATGGGGAGGCAAATGACATCAACAAAATCATCCAAGACACTAATTCAATCAAA CACAAACTCCCTGCACGTACAGAGATCAGCTGGAAACCAGACGGCAAACTCTTGGCTCTTGGCAATGAAGATGG CTCAATCGAAATATTTCAGGCACCAAACTTGAAGTTGCTCTGCACTATCCAGCAGCATCATAAGCTGATTAATGCTATTCGTTGGCATCACGAGCACGGGAGCCAGCCAGAGCTGAGTTATTTGATAGCTTCAGGCTCAATCAACGCCACTATTTATGTGCATAATCTCAAGAGCGTCGTAG agagcACTTCAGAAAGTCCTCTGACAATAACAGAGCCTTTTCGAACTCTGGCTGGGCACACAGCTAAGATTACAAGCCTTTCTTGGAGCCCCCACCATGAGGGAAGATTGGTATCCGCTTGCTATGATGGCACTGCACAG GTATGGGACATCATGAAGGAAGAGCCACTCTACAACTACCGAGGGCACCATGGCCGGCTACTGAGTGTCCAGTGGTCGCCAGTGGATCCAGATGCTGTTTATACAGGAGCAGATGATTTTTCTGTTCACAAATGGCATATCTCGAAGCAGGAGCATACACGGCCTCCTCACG GCAGAAAGAGTATagaattagagaaaaaaagaagtatgcAACCAAAAGTCaaagccaagaagaagaaaaagcctaTAGGAAAGAGTCAAGGCAACCAGGATTCAAGTAATGCCATGAATGGAGATGAAAGCACAAAGGAAACGTTGCTAGAGGAAAATGGAGTGTCAGACcttgaaggagagaaagaagctcAAGAGGCGGAGTTGCCTGATAAAGTCTCCGTGACTG TGTCCAAGGATGCATCTTCATCTGCAAATGATTATTCCTCATTTGGCTTGCCAAAGCCTTTTGTGACCCAGAAAGCTGCTTCTGTGGAAAAGGATCCACCTAAAGAGAAACCAA cttctgatgCTActctgaagaagaggaagccTCGTTCTATTCTACCCCTTAGCACATTCATGGATCACAGATCAAAAGATGAATTGCATCAGGACTGCTTGACACTGGCTACGTGTCTAAAAACCAAAG ATAATAATGAAGATATGTCCCCTGACCTCAAGGATTGCATCCACTTGGGGCTGTTCGCAGACAGAGCTTCTGTGCACAAGATGATTGATGTGGAAG GAAAACATCACTTGGAGAATGGGCATCCAGAGCTCTTTCAGCAGCTCGTGTTGTGGAAGGGAGATATGAAGGGGGtcctccaggcagctgctgAGAGGGGAGAGCTAACAGACCAGCTGGTAGCAATCTCGCCCATGG ttgGATATCAGGCCTGGGTTTGGACAGTAGAAGCTTTTGTgaagcagctgtgttttcagGAGCAATATGTGAAGGCTGCCTCCCATCTTCTGTCCATCCATAAAGTGTATGAGGCTGTCGAGCTCCTGAAAGTGAACCATTTTTACAG GGAAGCAATTGTAATTGCTAAGGCCAGGTTGCGTCCAGAAGATCCAATTCTGAAGGATCTCTACACCAGCTGGGCAGCTTTGTTAGAGAAAGATGGTCATTATTCCATGGCTGCCAAATG TTATTTGGGGGCTTCCTCACCCTATGATGCAGTTAAGGTGTTGGCAAAAAAGGGAGATGTGACATCCCTTAAAACTGCTGCTGAGCTGGCACTGATATCTGGAGAGGAGGAGTTGTCAGCAACTTTGTCTTTCAGATGTGCCCAAGACCTGCTGATGTCCAGGAATTGGGTGGAAGCTCAGGAAGTCCTTCAGCGACACAAAACTCTGTTT gGACAAAGACTTGTTTTCTGCCTTAACGAACTGCTTTGCAAGTGCCTTAGTGAAAGAAAACCCTGCAACCGAAAGAGGCCTGTGCCTCCCTGTTATCACAGCTGGACGGTGAACAGAAAGGCCTCATTTTTTGACATGGTGGTAGAAGTGTGGCAGAGCGTAATGGGAGTGGACACCACTGAAAAAGCCACATGTGCAAAGGAGCAGCTACGCAGTATTGAGCATCCTCCTTCTACCAGCAACACACGCCCAAAGCAG GTGCTCTTCCATCTCTCTCATGACCTGACCCTTGCAGCCCTGGACTATCAGACTGCTACTTGGGATGAGGCAGTGAAAAGTATTCTTGGAGCTGTGACTCGCTGTTACGATGCTggtaatttctttctgatgcaGGAGATTCGCAGCATCATCCTTCCTGAAG GCTGTGATAAGCTGAGACACAAACTGGACAGCACAAATTCTCAGAGCATGGATGCTTGCAGAAGTTTAGAGGCCTTTGTGGTTTATGGGCTGCTGTATGAACTATGGTGGAACCTGCCCAAAGACTCCCTCGCCTTGCAAAAGGCTGGTTTGGATCCTGTGCTGTGTTCCAGTGAACAGAAAGCTCTTGAGAAGAGTGATGTTTCAGGTCAGTCCTCTGAAGAAACTGCTGACCAAACTGCAGTTGAGATGGATGAAAACCTCTGCAGTACAACTGAAGTTCCTAAGTGTGAGACAGAAGGTGACTCAAGAATTAGCTCAGTTGATTTGGCAGACAGGCAGTCAAAACTGAATGGCTGCAAAGTGCTTCTTTCAGAAGAGATTGCTGCTTTACAGAACACGCAGAGAGATATAGCTGAGGTCCAGCAGATTTTAGCAGATATGATCCGCCGgcatcagcagcagaggaacaaTCTCCAGGAAAACACAAATGGAAGCACCCAGGAAAGCAACATGCAGCAGAACTCAGAAACTGAGTCAGACAAGCCATGCTCTGACAGCACCCAGATGAATTG TAAACATGAAGTAAAGGAACCCATTACACTCCCTGAGCTAACGCAGCAGCttctaaaagcaaagcagaaactaGCAGAATTTCCAGACAATTTAAAG gtCTTCCCCTTCCCTGATGTGCTAGAGTGCTGCCTTGTACTCCTTCACATTGGATCCCTGTGCCCTCCAGAACTACACAAACAGGCATTGGATCTCCTTAGGAAACATGGTAGCTCTAATATTTATGAAAAGGCTGGCAGGAGATTCTTGACATGA